Sequence from the Priestia megaterium genome:
TGTCTATAAATGGGAGTATATTAAAGAAAAACATTAATGAAATAGATACTGATTGCTAAGTGGAATTATGATTTTTTAGATACTATGTAGTTACCTCAGGAACCTAATGAATCATATGCCTTAAGGCTTAAAAAGAGTGAAAACAAGGTTAAATAAAAAAGAAGTCACCTTTTGGTAACTTCTTTTTTTACTATGCATATGTGGTTAAAACAAAAAACATATAAGTTTTTTATTTTTCACTATCTTCATCAGCAGGTTTTCGTTTATGTTTCTCACTAATAATTCTCTTGTTCAGTATCCTTACCTCACCAACCATTAGCAGCCTCATATCTTTTACAATATATTTAGCCAATTCTTCATCAGAGATATCATCACCATCAATATCAAGACGAAATTCCTGCCCTTGTATTCCACCGCCATTAGTAAAATCGACTTCAAAGTCAAAAATGACTCTTTTATCCATGTCTAATCCACCTTACTTTGTTTTAATTACCTAATATATATTCGGTTTAGGAAAACAAATTCCCGGTCTAACTAT
This genomic interval carries:
- a CDS encoding cyclase, which produces MDKRVIFDFEVDFTNGGGIQGQEFRLDIDGDDISDEELAKYIVKDMRLLMVGEVRILNKRIISEKHKRKPADEDSEK